In one Lolium rigidum isolate FL_2022 chromosome 3, APGP_CSIRO_Lrig_0.1, whole genome shotgun sequence genomic region, the following are encoded:
- the LOC124700443 gene encoding uncharacterized protein LOC124700443, whose amino-acid sequence MHMEALPMETTNPLRAVVLLSAVVVMLSLSSCCASSAVGGQLLHPVILIPGSGGNQLEARLTDDYRPSSLTCRVWPPVRGRGGWFRLWFEPSVLLAPLTRCFAERMMLYYDRDADDYRNAPGVETRVSEFGSTSTLRYLDPTLKLLTGYMDTLASTLETAGYEEGQSLFGAPYDFRYGLAAPGHPSQVGSAYLDRLRLLVESACAANGGRPAILLAHSLGGLYALQLLARAPAPWRDAHVKRLVTLSAPWGGSVQVMLTFASGNTLGVPFVDASLIRAEQRSSESNLWLLPTPKVFGNTTLVVVVSERHNRSYSAKNVTQFLQDIGFAEGVEPYRARTRPLGEVLPEPGVPVTCLVGTGVDTVESLVFGAEGFDAGPVKVVYGDGDGTVNLASLVGPIKAWSDSPAQVIEVVELPKVSHSGILKDKSALDQIVRIVDSINLNATTTTMSLHRSSAAALAALLAFSVLLCSSPCATAADDHKPIVARVRKDAATSLYTIVIKVGGVPLLLDIAGPLLWLANCPTPHRTIPCGTDVCEDVNYMNHPSNGNCLTEHVLRYPYECGAVCTAYPYNPVNGRCAQDDATTITLAANTTDGENPLSEVSFRAVGSCAPGDLLASLPAGAAGVAGLSTLPVSLPTQFGTILKVAKQFALCLPGGGSDGVAVFGGGPFQLLAAPPVELADGLRQNQLPLLKNPKSDKGAYYFRITGIAVNQQQVPTPPGAFDIDGGSGTGGAIFSTVTPYTALRPDIYRPLHDAFDAATSGIARAPPVAPFDMCYQASALTMTRLGYGVANIDLTLDGGQTWTLPGGSSLVQVNDQTVCFAFVQIEPSMPAAADSPAVIFGGFQMENHLLIFDLEKETFAFSGLLFGIRTTCSNFNFTMGSS is encoded by the exons ATGCATATGGAAGCACTACCCATGGAGACAACAAATCCGCTACGTGCGGTCGTGCTGCTGTCCGCGGTCGTGGTCATGCTGTCGCTGAGCTCGTGCTGCGCCTCGTCGGCGGTCGGCGGGCAGCTGCTGCACCCGGTGATACTCATCCCGGGCTCCGGCGGCAACCAGCTGGAGGCGCGCCTCACTGATGACTACAGGCCGTCGAGCCTGACGTGCCGggtgtggccgccggtgcgcgggCGCGGCGGGTGGTTCCGCCTGTGGTTCGAGCCGTCCGTCCTGCTCGCGCCCCTCACCCGCTGCTTCGCCGAGCGGATGATGCTCTACTACGATCGCGACGCCGACGACTACCGCAACGCGCCCGGCGTCGAGACCAGAGTCTCCGAATTCGGCTCCACCTCCACCCTCCGCTACCTCGACCCAACCCTCAA GCTCCTGACGGGGTACATGGACACCCTGGCGAGCACGCTGGAGacggccgggtatgaggaggggcAGAGCCTCTTCGGCGCGCCGTACGACTTCCGCTACGGCCTCGCCGCGCCGGGGCACCCGTCGCAGGTGGGAAGCGCGTACCTGGACCGCCTCCGGCTGCTGGTGGAGTCCGCGTGCGCGGCGAACGGCGGCAGGCCGGCGATCCTGCTCGCACACAGCCTCGGCGGGCTGTACGCGCTACAGCTGCTGGCGCGCGCGCCGGCGCCCTGGCGGGATGCGCACGTGAAGCGCCTCGTGACGCTCTCGGCGCCGTGGGGCGGGTCGGTGCAGGTGATGCTCACCTTCGCCTCGGGCAACACCCTGGGCGTGCCGTTCGTGGACGCGTCCCTCATCCGCGCCGAGCAGCGCAGCTCCGAGAGCAACCTCTGGCTACTGCCCACGCCCAAGGTGTTCGGCAACAccacgctcgtcgtcgtcgtgtcGGAGCGCCACAACCGGTCCTACTCCGCCAAGAACGTCACGCAGTTCCTGCAGGACATCGGGTTCGCCGAGGGGGTGGAGCCGTACCGGGCGCGGACGCGGCCGCTCGGGGAGGTACTGCCGGAGCCCGGCGTGCCGGTCACGTGCCTGGTCGGCACCGGCGTCGACACGGTGGAGAGCCTCGTGTTCGGGGCGGAGGGGTTCGACGCGGGGCCTGTCAAGGTGGTGTACGGCGACGGTGACGGGACGGTGAACCTGGCCAGCCTCGTCGGGCCGATCAAGGCGTGGTCCGACTCGCCGGCGCAGGTCATAGAGGTGGTGGAGCTGCCCAAGGTGTCGCACTCGGGCATCCTCAAGGACAAGAGCGCGCTCGACCAGATCGTTCGGATTGTTGATTCCATCAATCTAAATGCCACGACCACGA CTATGTCGCTACACCGCAGCTCGGCTGCTGCGCTCGCGGCGCTGCTCGCCTTCTcggtgttgttgtgctcatctccGTGCGCGACAGCCGCCGACGATCACAAGCCCATCGTGGCGCGCGTCAGAAAGGACGCCGCCACCTCCCTCTACACCATCGTCATCAAGGTCGGCGGGGTGCCGCTGCTCCTCGACATCGCCGGCCCACTGCTCTGGCTAGCCAACTGCCCCACCCCGCACCGCACCATCCCGTGCGGCACCGACGTCTGCGAGGACGTCAATTACATGAACCACCCGTCCAACGGAAATTGTTTGACTGAACATGTGTTGAGGTACCCATACGAGTGTGGCGCGGTCTGCACCGCCTACCCGTACAACCCAGTCAACGGGCGGTGCGCCCAGGATGACGCTACCACGATCACGCTCGCTGCCAACACCACGGACGGCGAGAACCCTCTGTCGGAGGTCTCCTTCCGCGCTGTAGGCTCCTGCGCGCCGGGGGACCTCCTGGCGTCGCtcccggccggcgcggccggcgtcGCAGGGCTCTCCACGCTACCCGTGTCGCTGCCGACCCAGTTCGGCACCATTCTGAAGGTGGCCAAGCAGTTCGCACTCTGCCTCCCCGGTGGCGGAAGCGACGGCGTGGCCGTCTTCGGCGGCGGCCCGTTCcagctcctggccgcgccgccggtggagCTCGCCGACGGCCTGCGCCAGAACCAGCTCCCGCTCCTCAAGAACCCCAAGTCGGACAAGGGCGCGTACTACTTCCGCATCACCGGCATCGCCGTGAACCAACAGCAGGTGCCCACACCGCCCGGCGCCTTCGACATCGACGGTGGGAGCGGCACGGGCGGTGCCATCTTCAGCACCGTCACACCCTAcaccgcgctgcgcccggacatcTACCGCCCGCTCCACGACGCGTTCGACGCGGCCACCAGCGGCatcgcgcgcgcgccgccggtggcgccgtTCGACATGTGCTACCAGGCGTCCGCGCTTACCATGACCAGGCTGGGCTACGGCGTGGCAAACATCGACCTGACGCTGGACGGCGGCCAGACCTGGACGCTGCCCGGTGGCAGCTCGCTGGTGCAGGTGAACGACCAGACGGTGTGCTTCGCGTTCGTCCAGATAGAGCCGTCAATGCCGGCGGCGGCCGACTCACCGGCGGTCATCTTCGGTGGGTTCCAGATGGAGAACCACCTGCTCATCTTCGATCTGGAGAAGGAGACTTTCGCGTTCAGTGGGCTCCTCTTCGGAATCCGCACTACATGTAGCAACTTCAACTTCACCATGGGGAGTTCTTAG